One genomic segment of Gossypium arboreum isolate Shixiya-1 chromosome 3, ASM2569848v2, whole genome shotgun sequence includes these proteins:
- the LOC108475671 gene encoding probable glutathione S-transferase, translating to MAVVKLFGAWFSTYAYRVIWALKLKGIPYEYIEEDLLNKSPLLLQYNPIHKKVPVFVHDGKPICESTVILQYIDEIWPQNPLLPTDPYDRAVALFWIKFADDKGCLILKLYRADGVEQQAVVKEWLEMLEVMEEHALIGVKKFFGGDKINMVDIAFSFVAHWLGVFEDVLGLEIFEPHKFPRVSSWIQNFKSIPVIKDNLPDADKMSAFYKHVREMILASKSN from the exons ATGGCGGTCGTGAAATTGTTCGGAGCTTGGTTTAGTACGTACGCTTACAGAGTAATTTGGGCTCTGAAACTCAAAGGCATACCTTACGAATATATCGAAGAAGATCTCCTCAACAAGAGTCCTTTGCTTCTTCAATATAATCCAATTCACAAGAAAGTCCCAGTGTTCGTTCATGACGGAAAACCGATCTGTGAATCCACCGTCATCCTTCAATATATCGACGAAATTTGGCCGCAGAATCCCTTGCTGCCGACTGATCCCTATGACAGAGCTGTTGCTCTGTTTTGGATCAAATTTGCAGATGATAAG GGTTGTTTAATATTAAAGCTTTATCGAGCCGATGGCGTAGAACAACAGGCGGTAGTGAAGGAGTGGCTGGAAATGTTGGAAGTCATGGAAGAACATGCGTTGATCGGAGTGAAAAAATTCTTCGGTGGAGACAAGATAAACATGGTGGACATTGCATTTTCCTTTGTTGCTCACTGGCTTGGGGTTTTCGAAGACGTATTAGGGCTTGAAATCTTTGAGCCACACAAGTTCCCTCGAGTGAGCTCGTGGATCCAAAATTTCAAATCAATCCCTGTAATCAAAGACAACTTGCCTGATGCTGATAAGATGTCTGCTTTCTATAAGCATGTTAGAGAGATGATCTTGGCATCAAAATCGAATTAG
- the LOC108475599 gene encoding probable glutathione S-transferase, whose protein sequence is MAVVKLFGAWFSPYAYRVIWALKLKGIPYEYIEEDLRNKSPLLLQYNPIHKKVPVLVHDGKPICESTVILQYIDEIWPQNPLLPADPYDRAATLFWIKFADDKGYLMSKLYQTDGEEQQAAVKEWLEMLEVMEEHALIGGKKFFGGEEINMVDMAFSFVAYWLGVIEDVVGLEIFEPHKFPLVSLWIQNFKSIPVIKENLPDADKMFALLKHGREMMLASKSD, encoded by the exons ATGGCGGTCGTGAAATTGTTCGGAGCTTGGTTTAGTCCGTACGCTTACAGAGTAATTTGGGCTCTGAAACTCAAAGGCATACCTTACGAATATATTGAAGAAGATCTCCGCAACAAGAGTCCTTTGCTTCTTCAATATAATCCAATTCATAAGAAAGTCCCGGTGCTCGTTCATGACGGAAAACCGATCTGTGAATCCACCGTCATCCTTCAATATATCGATGAAATTTGGCCGCAGAATCCCTTGCTGCCGGCTGATCCCTATGACAGAGCCGCTACTCTGTTTTGGATCAAATTTGCAGATGACAAG GGTTATTTAATGTCAAAGCTTTACCAAACCGACGGCGAAGAACAGCAGGCGGCAGTGAAGGAGTGGTTGGAAATGTTGGAAGTCATGGAAGAACATGCGTTGATCGGAGGGAAAAAATTCTTCGGCGGAGAAGAGATAAACATGGTGGACATGGCATTTTCCTTTGTTGCTTACTGGCTTGGGGTTATTGAAGACGTAGTAGGGCTTGAAATCTTTGAGCCACACAAGTTCCCTCTAGTGAGCTTGTGGAtccaaaattttaaatcaatcccTGTAATCAAAGAAAACTTGCCTGATGCTGATAAGATGTTTGCTTTATTGAAGCATGGTAGAGAGATGATGTTGGCATCAAAATCGGATTAG